Genomic DNA from Caloenas nicobarica isolate bCalNic1 chromosome 3, bCalNic1.hap1, whole genome shotgun sequence:
tttcagttttgcctGGAAAATCTGCATATTTCTTGTCAGTTTAAACTTAGTTtagatatataaataatatatgtaAATAATTATGTATGTATGTTATAATATCTATATAATATaacatataatatatataacattatatatattaaaaatactacaGAACTATTCCAGGCTACAGACTACAATGTTAAGAGTTGCTTGCTGGTCAAGAATTTCCTGGAGGAGTAAAGTGAATGAAAGGATGTGCAGACTCCTAAAAGTCCAGTTTTATCTAAAACATGAAACTGTGTGGATGCATTTtggtaaaatttattttcctattccTTGTTCaaattttcctatttatttttggTTACTACGAGAAGAAGTATCTTTTTTCCTGCATACATTTTCCTAAACCCATACAACAGGCAGGTTGAAATTTGAAAGATAAAGGACAATTGTGCCTATGGTTAAGGTAAGAGGAAAAATTcataacatttaaaattgttAAATTAATGTGTCAtctgtgttttgtatttcagaCTGTGAACAAGTACAGCCTCCACTGTGGCTACAGACCTTAATGAATGCTTGCAAGCAAGGAAGCGATTTCAGTGTTCAGGGTGTTACCATTTCCCTTGTGATGGACTTGGTTGGATTGACTCAATCTGTTGCTCTTGTTACTGGAGAAAATCCGAACAGTGTGGAAACCGCTCAGCCTCTTAGCCCGAaccagggaagagtggctgTGGTCATCAGACCTCCTCTTACTCAAGGCAATCTGAGATACATGGCTGAAAAGACAGATTTCTTCAAGGTacaatgctgttttctttaaacttctTTACGTGGCTGCTGAAGACTGATAGTCTTGGCTGCTTTACCATCCTTGGTATGGTAAACCAAATTTTCTTGCTGAGTATTTTGATAACAGTTGTAACCTATGTTAGACTCTGAAAATACGTAGTAAGTTTTCCCACTGTGATTGTCTTACTGACTGATTGGGTAAAAAGCCTTGTTtgaatgaatatttaaaaaatataaataaaacatgactGAATAGCATCATTAGTTGGCAAAGTATGAAACAAATGTGCGTAATGCAAGATTCTGGTAAAGCACAATCTGCATTTTGTGTAATTTACGTGACAAATCATTTGCAAAAGATAATCAGCAGCAGGATGTATTATGTCGTTAATTATAGTTcaatgaaaatttatttctggagATGCCTGTGAGTTCTGACCCTAGCAGGAATTTTTTATGTAGTAAGTTATTGCAGGGTTTCAAATGGTTCCttatgaacaaaaaaaaccccaaaacacaacagtttTATAGATTTCCTCTTAGTCATATGGTGCCATCAGATGTCATGTTTCTCATCATTGCACAGAGGTTAATGCAGTCTGGAGCAAAACAAGGCATGATACTCATTCACTTGTCTCTTTCaacttttgttttcatgtaCAAAGCATATAGCTTTAACTCTTTGGGACCAGTTGGGTGATGGAACTCCTCAGCATCATCAGAAAAGTGTGGAGCTCTTCTACCAGCTGCACAACCTTGTTCCGTCTTCTAGCATTTGTGAAGATGTTATTAGTCAGCAGCTGACTCACAGAGACAAGGCAAGTTGTTCATGTATTTACTAGAAGATGAGTTCAGTATATAGATATAGAAATAGATTTAGAAAGAGGACTTGGTGCCTGAGACAAAGGCATAAATACATTCAATATTGAAAAATGTCACCTTACGTTGATTGTTTCAGAcattaaaaatactcttttacTTGCTTGCAGAACATCAGATTTCTCGACCCTCTGACACTGTTCCCCTCTTTTCTATACTCCCACTCACAAAAAACCTTAACCTTATGTCTGTAGTAGTTGAGCCCTGTTTTCATGACATCTTGCTGTTTAACAAACCTATGGAAAGTGTTTGTAGTGGTAATAATTGAATATGTTGAGATGTTCCAGATTCCTTTCCAGTTGTCCTAAACCACTCTTCCTGTACATCTCCATCAAGTTTAAGCAcactttcttttgctctgtCCTGACCAACTGTGGTGCAGTCCTCTGGTGTGCTCCCTCCTATTTCATCTAatccttgcatttttttaataacatgtCCTAATAGAGCAGCTAgactttctgcttcctttcctcCACAGAACTTGGAGACAGCCAGGTTATTGCCATCACAtctctgttgcttttcttgATAGTAGGGTTGGATTGCTCCTTTCTAATGAAAGTCGTGTGTGATCCCCGTTACCCTTCTATCCCcttactttctcttttctcttgttctcagTTGAGATGTCCTTACTGCCTTTCTCTTTGTGCCACCACCTTCTTTTTACAGTTTGAGATCTGttttcagttcccttccctttctgtgaGACACATCCCTATGAGTCTGCTGCATTTgatattatttatttgctgCTTCAGCCTTAattccatttctcttttaagCAGCATTGAATTctttgtggggtgtttttggtctttctgataatttttatgtattatCTGATTCTGTCTCTTTTTGTAAGACTTGATATAAGACAAAAGAGTGGCTTGTAATtaagattatattttatttctaggtCCCAAGAGCTGCGCCATATATTTCTGAGCTCCATCTTCTGACATTTTTCTAGGTTAATGATTTCCAGTTAAAGTGTTTCTGTGAGATTCTTTTCCCCTGttgagaagcagaggaattgCAATAACTAGATACTGGTGATGAAGAGGCTTCTGTACAATTCTTCTCCAATCTCATGCGGCCCCTCTCTAATTGTTTGTCCTTAAGATATGATTTCTGACTTTCTGCCACGTTTGCCAGTTCTAGAGGGCAACTAATAATCTGCTCTAACAGTAATTGCCAGATTTCTGTGCGTCTGTGTCTTTGTGAGAAATGGGCTTGTTTGCTCTGATGTACATGGCAGCTGGGTTGAGACTTGTCTGTGCATTTCTTTGCAGGATGCTGCTGAGGCTACTCGCTTCCTAAAGATCTTTCTGTATCTGCCTCATGTCAAAAGCCACGGACTATAATTTGAGGAGAACCTCTTGAATGATCAGAGCTGCTTCTTTGCCTCTGATAATGTTTCTTGTTATTACTTTGTGACTTGTCCTGTCTCTTGTTCTGCTACCACAGGTTAAAATGTTTGCTCATGAGCCAACTTGGTGGAATTCTCCCATTCTTTATTGCTGCTCAAAGTTCTCTTACCTCACCGCTGGCTGTTTTTTAGAAGTGATCATGGCTATCCTGTTGATTACTTCTGTTTTACTATCAGCTCAGCCAGTAAAGtagtattttcaaaatcttttgaAGCTGGCAGATATTCAGATTGTTAGTAAACGGTGTTTCTTTTAAGCCTATGATGAGCATCTGTAGTTTCATACTAGACAAAGGGGCTTTTCAGCATTCAGCAACATACTTATGTAGGAGACTTGATCTCTTACCGAAAGTTAAATTCTGCTTCCCAATGTATAAACCACATGCTGAGCTTTTACTGTTGTTAGTAGGAGTCTTACTTGTCATTATAGgtactcttttttctttttttttttcctcccctagAAATTTGTTTCAGATAGAGGCTGTTAATTTGACATTTGAGTTGACACCTTTGTAGTGCTTTAGTTTAGATACATGAACTGTTTTCACTGCCCTAACAGAATGAATGATAGCGAGTTACTTGCTTACACACTCCAGCAACTCATGGTTGTGTGGTTTCAGCAGCAGTTaccttttttgcctttctaaCAGAGTAACCAGGTCTACAAAATTGAATGTGAGCCGGTCTGTCAATCACTGTGGTTCACAGCTTGGCATATTGATAAAACTGCCAATGATTTATAGTTTCACTTATTAGGCTGGTCTGTGAACTGCTGTGACTGGATGTGGCACTCGCTCATTTCTGCCAGCCTTGCTGtgaaaacagtaatttcttcTATCTTCCCAGCATGGATTGCAAGGGCTTACATGGATTCATCTCTTTGTGTTTGAGAATTGATATTTTCACTCTTTATTCAGCAGATGTTAGTGAATTGTTTTGTGTAACTGTATATATTTTGCagcatgctggttttgtttttcctgtgagaAGCGTATTTTCTCTAGATACATGTGATGCTTGCTTTACTTTCCAGAACACCGCTGTTTCtcttgtttgtggttttttgtttgctgtttggttggttttgtgtgtgtgtgtggttttgtttgtattttatttttgtttgtggtttttctttgtggtttgggttttgtgggggtttttgtttgtttgtttttattttacccCTGATGTGATCTATCTTGTGTCTTTCCtgtaattttcagtttttatagtttttacttaaaaattttattattgtGGCAGATGCTGGTTGTATTAGCTGTTGCAAAGCTTCTTAAGCTGTATGTTGTAAATTAAGTCTGGAAGTATGTCAGATTGTCACAGTGGTATTAACAGGTTTTAGTTTGGTCTCATTTTGGTTAGAGGTAAATATACCTACTGTTCATTCCCTGTAAGTATATATTTCAAGAACAAGTAAACAACTTATTTCAGTAACAAGTAAAAATCTTCGTCTTCTGCTTATCATCTAGTAATTTAGTTTAAGCCCTGATTGTATTTGAAAGTAATTTTGATGTTCTATTCAGTATAGCCATCCTGATGGCTGTGCTTTGTTTGTTCACCCCTACAGCTGCTTAGCAGCTTCCTTGTCTCTTGGGTAAAGCTGGTTTTAATCCATGTACCCATGTATTCGTGTCATAGCATGGCATTTACTGTTGTTTACAGCCTTGCTGGAATAACTTTTTGCCTTGATCAGCCATAGCAAAGAGATAAAGACATAAAAATTGTTACTCTAATACCATTTTCACCATTAAATATTCTGCATATTATTGCTAGTCATTAAAAGTCCTTTGTAGAGTAATCATGTCCTATTTGTCCAAATAAAACTCTAAGCTCCAGAGCTAAATTTGGCATGTTAGTGATGAACTCTTTATCTACATCTTATCTAGCTGGAAAATTCTTATGTCTTTTTCTAGCCaacttattttaatttccttattTCCATAGATACTGTGTTTAATCCCACCATTTCAGACACTGTCTCTAaaaatttctcttctttctctgcctctgtaTGCTTGAGTTTTCAATATGAAAAGCTTGCatgtttctttctgctctcttcATGATCTCTTCTAGTGCCTTGACACACATAGATAAACCCACTGAAAACAGAGCTGTGCAGCTTGTGAGAGTAAAATAAGTATTGTTCAAGCTATCACATTAGgtatttaaagcttttttaaGCTAAACTTTGAAACTAAGGCAGCCAAGATCACGGAGGAGAATCCTTTCATGCTACTAAGTTGTTTGCAGATACCTGTTGTTGCTTATTCCTGTTTTTAATGTTAGAAAGTAGGATTTGAATGCAtaataaaaaaagttaattttaataattttattttatcttttaagaTGCTGtatacctcttttttttcaatttctaatTAGAGGCTGTTGTATTCCGATAGATCTAACTTATAATTTGGTCCACAGAAAATAAGAATGGAAGCTCATGCAAAGTTTGCAGTGCTGTGGCATCTTACCCGTGACCTTCATATTAACAAGTCTTCTTCCTTTGGCCGCACCTTTGACAGGTTGGTGATTGCAAGTGATGATTCAgttgaaaaaattattctgaaaaatctttaaCTGCGTATTACTGGCAGGATAGTGTGTTTAGAAATTGGAGAACTACAGAGCAACTGTGAAAGCAAGGAAGGAGGACAAGAAACAAATTTGTGTTAGACAATTGTTTTCACAATGATTATATAAGCCATAAATTTTTCTGGTACCTGCAAGGAATAGGACAAGAATGGTCACATGATTCACTGACCATCACTGtggttaaaatatttgtgtatattGCACATAATATCTGAGTTCTTGCTGtgatttgttaaaaacaaaagcaggagagagaagtCAACCCAGAAGTAAATTATATGAAAATGGAAAGTTACAGTAAAGCTGAGAACTTAAGAACAAAATTGCAAGTAAGCAGTAAGACATGAAAGGTCTTTTATTTAATCTATTTGTTTTGTATAAGACGTCATTTATGGCAAGCAGCAAAGGATTTCTGTTTTGTATTCTGGTATCAGACTaccttcttgaaaaaaaactGACTCATCCAGACTCTGAACTAGTCTTGTCTTCCTCAGCTAGCATAAATGTTGTGGAAAAGTGCTTATTTAAATTTCCTAATGTATACTTAGCTGTAGGAAGCAGAGTAAAAACATTGTTATTTCTTTGGTTTGGTACTGTCACTCACTGCAGAAAGTGGTGATAAGTTTTGTACATACAGCTAAGACCTTATGAATGTGTATTACTGAGGATGTAAGACAGTTGGTAAAATTCAGAGtccaatatatatatattttccccAAGCCTGGAAAGGATTCTAAAGGCTAATactattaaagaaagaaaataatgacagcaggaagtgctgaaTGAATTCTCAAGTATGTTTCTCCTCTCCATTCTTgaagaaaatatctttgaaTAAGTTATCTTCTATTTTCCATATATCTGTGTGAATTGGCTTTTAAAGTTTTATCTTTTCGTACTGCATTAGCACTTAGTAGGCAACCAAAGCTTGTTATGCCAGTAGCTGTACAAATACTTGAGCTGTCTATACAAGTGCTACTGTTAGAGCAGCTATCTTAACTGACTTTACTACTAGCTCTTCCTGGTCATTTCTTCATTAGGCTagacaaaaatataaaacttcAGGTTGCAAAGTTtggattttgaagaaaatactgttttatttggAGAAGACACTGGAGTATGTACTGATATGTTGAAATTTATCATACAGCAAATTAATTTGGGATTATTCTGTGAGTAGTGTAGAATTTGTGCTAGGttcctttgtctttctgttCTAGATCTTTGTTTATCATGCTGGACAGCCTTAATAGCTTGGATGGTTCTACATGGTCAGTGGGACAAGCCTGGTTAAATCAGGTGCTTCAAAGACACGATATTGCAAGAGTTCTTGAAcctttgctcctgctgcttcttcatcCAAAAACTCAGCGAGTGTCTGTTCAGAGAGTACAGGCTGAATGTTACTGGACTAAATCTCCCTATCACCCcgaagaagaaaatgaaaagcacttTATGCAGAAGTTTAGCTGTGCTGATGGTATGTACACAAGACGAGTGCAGGAAGTTCCCtatttgatttctttattttttcttttcatgcaacattttaaaagtagtaaAAATTTTTGAGGTTAACTTGCAAAAGAAAGTGCTGGAATAGCTTCTGCTTATATATATGCCTTTGTACGTGTTTTTTCTGGTTCCGTTTTGGGTCTCCCAAGTATTGTTGAATTTTTATTGTTCTCAAATTAACATGATATGCGAGTATTTTAATGCAGACCATTTTCTTATGTCTTACTAAACTTCAGTAGAACTTAAGAATATGTCTTGAAGCTTAACCaagaaatgaaatgcttttatgAATTAGGACCactgctgtggggctggctgAAAACATACTGATAAGGTTTGAAGGTATTTGCATGTGTTGTGTAATTTTAGTAACATACTAATAATTCTTTATGAAAACACAAGCAGATGAGACTGCATAGAGTTTTGTGGGAGAATTATGTTGTTTTGCTAAGGTCTACTGCTAAAAGTAATCTTGCTTTGGTTATGTGAATGTGTGTCATTTGCATattaacatgattttttttctgctgtgaagtGGAAAGACTTTTTACCATGCCTTTATAATTTGAAGTCTCGATAATAGCTTGGATTCtaaattttaattctaaattCTGATCCTGAAGATCAAAATACTATATGTAtaaatttttgtgtgtttttctttaagcattTTCCCATGTGCCTGTAAGCCAAGGCCAACTTATTATACCTAAAGAAGGCAATGAAAAACAACTTGCTATGGATGAAATGGAGAACTTCAGCCTGACTGTCAACCCTCTGAGTGACAGGCTTTCCCTGTTAAGTACCAGCAGTGAGACCATACCAATGGTTGTGTCTGATTTTGACCTTCCTGACCATCAAGTCGAAATACTGCAGAGTTCTGACTCCGGCTGTTCTCAGTCATCTACTGGAGACAACATCAGTTACGAAGTGGAAACAGAAAGCCTGAGTGCTCAAGATAGCTCTCAAACTCTGCGAGAAGACTCACCTGATGAAATTGTGCAACAAGTGGTTACAGATCTTATATGCAAAGTCGTAAGCGGTCTCGGAGAAGAGGCTGAACCAGTTAAACATAATCTACACTCTGAGGATGCTTCATGTAAATTCAGTCCTTTGGATAACTCTGTAGAGGTGACAAAAAATGAAGATCAAAATATTCAAAGTAGCCAAAGTAGTTTGCTTAGTAATGACAGCTCCCAATTGCTGTCAGCCTCAACTGAGACTGGACTTGAGAGCTTAAGAGACGAAATTTCAAGAAATAATTCTTCACCCTGTATTGCAGAAAGCCAGCAATCCCCCTCTGATCTTACTCTTGCTTCCACTGAATCAAATTCCAGAAAGCGAAGCCACAGTAGTATTCAGTTCAGCTTCAAAGGAAAGCTACCAGAAAAAATGTCCGAAAAAGAAACAATTGTTAAAGAGGCTGGTAAGCAACCAGGTGCAAAACCTAAGGTGAAAATAgccaaaaagaaagatgaagagaagaagaaagcacaaacagaaaagcttAAACAAACAAACGTCTTCTTTAGTGATGGTCTTGATTTAGAAAACTGGTACAGTTGTGGAGAAGGAGAAATTTCAGAAATAGAAAGTGATGTGGGGTCCCCAGGAATGCGAAAATCTCCCAACTTTAATATCCATCCACTGTATCAGCATGTGCTGCTTTATCTCCAGTTGTATGATTCTTCAAGGACACTCTATGCTTTTTCTGCAATTAAAGccattctgaaaacaaatcctTCAGCTTTCGTAAGTGCTATCTCCACTACTAGTGTCAACAATGCATACACCCCACAGCTTTCGTTGCTCCAGAATCTTCTAGCCAGACATCGAATATCTGTTATGGGCAAAGATTTCTACAGTCACATCCCAGTTGATTCCAACCATAACTTTCGGAGTTCAATGTACATAGAAATTCTTATCTCCTTGTGTTTATACTATATGCGGAGCCACTATCCAACTCATGTTAAAGTAACCTCACAAGATCTAATAGGAAACCGTAATATGCAAATGATGAGTATAGAAATTTTGACACTTCTCTTTGCCGAGTTGGCAAAAGTGATAGAAAGCTCTGCAAAGGGCTTTCCTAGTTTTATCTCAGACATGTTGTCCAAGTGCAAGGTTCAGAAGGTGATCCTGCATTGTCTGCTCTCTTCTATCTTCAGTGCACAGAAATGGCACAGTGAAAAGATGGCTGGAAAAAACATAGTGGCTGTAGAAGAAGGCTTCTCTGAAGACAGCCTTATAAATTTTTCTGAGGATGAATTTGACAATGGTAGTACCCTGCAGTCACAGCTTTTAAAAGTTCTTCAACGGCTGATTGTGCTGGAACACAGAGTAATGACTGTGCCTGAGGAAAATGAAACGGGCTTTGACTTTGTCGTCACGGACTTGGAGCACATTGGCCCCCAGCAGCCGATGACTTCTCTTCAGTATTTACATTCCCAGCCAATAACCTGCCAAGGCATGTTTCTGTGCGCAGTGATACGAGCTTTGCACCAGCACTGTGCCTGTAAAATGCATCCCCAGTGGATTGGCCTTATCACTTCTACGTTGCCTTACATGGGAAAAGTTCTTCAAAGGGTGGTTGTTTCGGTGacgctgcagctctgcaggaactTGGATAATTTAATTCAGCAGTATAAATATGAAACAGGATTATCTGATAATAGGTATGTAGATGTAGAGGTGTATAATCTTTTTAAGCATATTTGATTGTGTTGAATTACTTTACAAGCAGATTaacccatttaaaaaaaatgaatctctTATTTTAGGCCTCTCTGGATGGCGTCAGTCACTCCCCCGGATATGGTTCTTACTTTATTAGAAGGGATCACAACAATAATTCATTACTGCCTCCTGGATCCATCTACACAGTATCATCAGGTAAACTTATCTGGGTGTCTGAGAGGTTCCTATGCAGTACATGTCAAGTTAAGGACTTTGATTATATTAGCAGATATGAAGACGTGAGTAGGAAAAATCCCAAAAGTATCATCTCTTTTATGGATAATATACaaatcacaaacagaaaaacaattttatacTAATTATACTTGTTGTTCCCCTGAAATAACTAAAGTAGGAATTCCTTAAATTTCAGACCTCTAGACCTTTAGAGCtggctttgttttctggaaCTTCCTAGACTGATGCCTACCCTGTTACTTTCTGGCTGGAGTGTGTTCATCTCGCAATATGTCAAAACATTCTCATTCTGCTACTTCTGTATATTCACAATTTGTCTTTTTAGGCAAGCAGTATTTTCAGATCTGATATTCTGAGCATAGTCTATGTTAAGAATTTGGCCGATATTCTGCAAGAAAATTTTTGCCCTGTTCTCTCTGCAGGcttgtttttgcctttttcttttctcttttaccccatttctttcaatttatttaaaaataaccgAAAAGTGTTTATTGTCTGTTCAAGTAAATAATTTTGCCTAGAGTATTAGTTACacttaaaattctgaaataattgttttgcaAAGGTAAAGGCAGATGATACTGAATTGATTGCTGTAGACATGAGGCCTCACATGCTCAGAATACATTTGATATCGTACAACTGAGTCAAAAGATTCtttaactattatttttaataaactcaAAATCTGTACATACTATAAGAATTATTGATAAACTATTTTGGAAAAGAGTTAAGGTTGAAAGCTTCCATGTCTGTCAAGTATCAGTTGATGCTATTTTACTTATGCTATTTATGTAGATATCTAATACTCTTCCGCCTCTCTCATCTTCAAATCCACTAGCTTTTGGTTAATGTAGATCAGAAGCACTTGATTGAAGCACGCAATGGGATCCTGTCTATCTTGCACATGATCATGTCTTCTGTGACTTTGCTGTGGAGCATCCTTCACCTTGCAGATTCTTCGGaaaaaactgctgctgctgcttccattACCACTATTAATCTTGGGTCAACAAAGGTCAGAATACCAGAGATAATGTAGTTTAGGTTGTTCTTTAATACCTTTGTGAAACTAAAGCAAATTCCATTCCCTGAAGTGTAAGTTGAGATTTAATATCTTTGTCCTCGTCTACTCACCCATCCCACAAACAAGGCTTTTATAAATGGGTATTAAATCTGCTATTAAACTGGAGTGTATCAGTTAAGACGACAATGTCTCACCTCTTTACTttctacaaagaaaatgaaatgtaacCTGAAAAAATTTAAGCCACCCTTTTG
This window encodes:
- the DOP1A gene encoding protein dopey-1 isoform X5, with amino-acid sequence MLQETYIEIQTEHLPQLLLRMISALTSHLHTLHLSELTDSLRLCSKILSKVQPPLLSAGTDGVLQLPSGHSSSIKEWENKKVPSVSLENPNDVFEDSENPPSSRSSESGFTEFVQYQADTTDDIDRALNEGHSAPGIPIIGSTSSETETASTVGSEETIVQPPSVMTQGTTTRSGKTIQKTAMQCCLEYVQQFLTRFINLYIIQSNSLSQPLGAELPLDPAREQGQTTKWDRESQVDAKVKKTNKKKTPKEYLPAFIAACQLYLECSSFPVYIAEGNRTSELHPGKPEVDCEQVQPPLWLQTLMNACKQGSDFSVQGVTISLVMDLVGLTQSVALVTGENPNSVETAQPLSPNQGRVAVVIRPPLTQGNLRYMAEKTDFFKHIALTLWDQLGDGTPQHHQKSVELFYQLHNLVPSSSICEDVISQQLTHRDKKIRMEAHAKFAVLWHLTRDLHINKSSSFGRTFDRSLFIMLDSLNSLDGSTWSVGQAWLNQVLQRHDIARVLEPLLLLLLHPKTQRVSVQRVQAECYWTKSPYHPEEENEKHFMQKFSCADAFSHVPVSQGQLIIPKEGNEKQLAMDEMENFSLTVNPLSDRLSLLSTSSETIPMVVSDFDLPDHQVEILQSSDSGCSQSSTGDNISYEVETESLSAQDSSQTLREDSPDEIVQQVVTDLICKVVSGLGEEAEPVKHNLHSEDASCKFSPLDNSVEVTKNEDQNIQSSQSSLLSNDSSQLLSASTETGLESLRDEISRNNSSPCIAESQQSPSDLTLASTESNSRKRSHSSIQFSFKGKLPEKMSEKETIVKEAGKQPGAKPKVKIAKKKDEEKKKAQTEKLKQTNVFFSDGLDLENWYSCGEGEISEIESDVGSPGMRKSPNFNIHPLYQHVLLYLQLYDSSRTLYAFSAIKAILKTNPSAFVSAISTTSVNNAYTPQLSLLQNLLARHRISVMGKDFYSHIPVDSNHNFRSSMYIEILISLCLYYMRSHYPTHVKVTSQDLIGNRNMQMMSIEILTLLFAELAKVIESSAKGFPSFISDMLSKCKVQKVILHCLLSSIFSAQKWHSEKMAGKNIVAVEEGFSEDSLINFSEDEFDNGSTLQSQLLKVLQRLIVLEHRVMTVPEENETGFDFVVTDLEHIGPQQPMTSLQYLHSQPITCQGMFLCAVIRALHQHCACKMHPQWIGLITSTLPYMGKVLQRVVVSVTLQLCRNLDNLIQQYKYETGLSDNRPLWMASVTPPDMVLTLLEGITTIIHYCLLDPSTQYHQLLVNVDQKHLIEARNGILSILHMIMSSVTLLWSILHLADSSEKTAAAASITTINLGSTKNLRQQILELLGPISMNHGVHFMAAIAFVWNERRQNKNTSRTKVIPTAGEEQLLLVELVRSISVMRTETVIQTVKEVLKQPPAIAKDKKHLSLEVCMLQFFYAYTQRIPVTSLVDSWTALLLLLKDSIQVGLPAPGQFLILGVLNEFIMKNPSLENKKDQRDLQDVTHKIVDAIGAIAGSSLEQTTWLRRNLEVKPSPKIMVDGNNLESDVEDMLSPAMETSNITPSVYSVHALTLLSEVLAHLLDMVFYSDEKERVIPLLVNIMHYVVPYLRNHSAHNASSYRACVQLLSSLSGYQYTRRAWKKEAFDLFMDSSFFQMDASCVNHWRAIMDNLMTHDKTTFRDLMTRVAVAQSSSLNLFANREVELEQRAMLLKRLAFAIFSSEIDQYQKYLPDIQERLVESLRLPQVPTLHSQVFLFFRVLLLRMSPQHLTSLWPTMITELVQVFLLMEQELTADEDISRTSGPSVAGLETTYTGGNGFSTSYNSQRWLNLYLSACKFLDLALALPSENLPQFQMYRWAFIPEASDDSGLEVRRQGTHQREFKPYVVRLAKLLRKKAKDKQEDFKTVVLEGLEMAKHQKNPEEDSSGKTLSWEPGHLLLTIYTVRSIEQLLPFFNVLSQVFNSKVTSRCVGHSGSPVLYPNCFPSKDIKMENLKTFSSKARQKIEEMVEKDFLEGVIKT